A stretch of Roseovarius sp. M141 DNA encodes these proteins:
- a CDS encoding patatin-like phospholipase family protein, protein MDIKRINLALQGGGAHGAFTWGVLDRLLEEDALEVAAISGTSAGALNGAALKAGWVSGGREGARENLDWLWAQMGAVHDLRMPAWMAASVPGAVSAAMEYAMPMTFVDAVSQTLSPYAYGPFYSNPLRRVVERFAYDKICADKAPLLSVGATNVRNGKIRIFQGDEIGADALLASACLPTLFQAIEIDGEAYWDGGYTGNPALFPLFKADLPSDIVIVNINPLERPDLPCTAQEIENRINEISFNSSLLRELRAIGFVQRLLDAGTVPEGAMKRLHVHMIADDRLMAELSVMTKMVPNPYLLSRLKEAGRIAADRFLAAHWDDLGVRGSTDLSEMFG, encoded by the coding sequence ATGGATATCAAACGAATCAATCTGGCGCTACAGGGCGGCGGCGCGCATGGCGCGTTTACTTGGGGTGTACTGGACCGCCTGCTGGAGGAGGACGCGTTGGAAGTGGCCGCGATTTCCGGCACATCCGCAGGCGCGCTGAACGGCGCGGCGCTAAAGGCGGGTTGGGTATCAGGTGGCCGGGAGGGCGCGCGCGAGAATCTGGACTGGCTCTGGGCGCAGATGGGTGCGGTGCATGATCTGCGCATGCCCGCGTGGATGGCTGCATCTGTGCCCGGCGCCGTGAGCGCGGCCATGGAGTACGCGATGCCGATGACGTTTGTCGACGCGGTGTCGCAAACCTTGTCGCCCTACGCCTACGGGCCGTTCTACAGCAATCCGCTGCGCCGCGTCGTCGAGCGGTTTGCCTATGACAAGATTTGCGCGGACAAAGCCCCGCTCCTGAGCGTGGGCGCAACGAATGTGCGCAACGGCAAGATCCGCATCTTTCAGGGGGACGAGATCGGCGCTGACGCGCTGTTGGCGTCGGCCTGCCTGCCGACGCTGTTTCAGGCGATCGAGATCGACGGTGAGGCATACTGGGACGGTGGCTATACCGGTAATCCGGCGCTGTTTCCGCTGTTCAAGGCGGATTTGCCTAGTGATATCGTAATCGTCAATATCAACCCGCTGGAGCGCCCGGATCTGCCATGCACTGCGCAGGAGATCGAGAACCGGATCAATGAGATCAGTTTTAACTCGTCTCTGCTGCGCGAACTGCGCGCGATCGGGTTCGTGCAGCGGCTTCTGGATGCCGGCACCGTGCCCGAGGGCGCTATGAAACGGCTGCATGTGCACATGATCGCAGATGACCGGCTGATGGCCGAGCTGTCGGTCATGACCAAGATGGTGCCGAACCCCTATCTGCTGAGTCGTCTGAAAGAGGCGGGGCGCATTGCGGCAGATCGTTTTCTGGCCGCACATTGGGACGATCTGGGCGTGCGCGGAAGCACCGATCTGTCCGAGATGTTCGGCTGA
- a CDS encoding DUF502 domain-containing protein gives MSTLFEEDPTPPQRTGIFARLRARFLTGLVVILPVALTVWLIWTMIGWVDGVVLPLIPYDLTPAHFLGINLRGVGVVVFLIFTILIGSIAKGLIGRTLIRFGENLVNRMPVVRSIYSGVKQIAETIFAQTERSFETACLIQYPRKGIWAIGFISTMAKGEIASRTETGGALVSVFLPTTPNPTSGFLLFLPKEDVIELDMTVEDAAKLVISAGLVYPNQVKPEDMPAKLANPTKQV, from the coding sequence ATGAGCACACTTTTCGAAGAAGACCCCACCCCGCCGCAGCGGACCGGCATCTTCGCGCGGCTGCGTGCCCGGTTCCTGACCGGACTTGTCGTTATCCTGCCGGTTGCGCTGACCGTCTGGCTGATCTGGACAATGATCGGCTGGGTCGACGGGGTGGTGCTGCCGCTGATCCCCTATGATCTGACTCCGGCGCATTTTCTCGGCATCAATCTGCGCGGCGTCGGCGTGGTGGTATTTCTCATCTTTACCATTCTGATCGGCTCGATCGCCAAGGGTCTGATCGGCCGCACGCTGATCCGCTTTGGTGAAAATCTGGTCAACCGGATGCCGGTCGTCCGCTCGATCTATTCGGGGGTCAAGCAGATCGCCGAGACGATCTTTGCCCAGACCGAGCGCAGCTTTGAGACTGCCTGCCTGATCCAGTACCCGCGCAAGGGGATCTGGGCCATCGGCTTTATCTCGACCATGGCCAAGGGCGAAATCGCCAGCCGCACCGAAACGGGCGGCGCGCTGGTCAGTGTGTTCCTGCCCACCACGCCGAACCCGACATCGGGGTTCCTGTTGTTCCTGCCCAAGGAAGACGTGATCGAGCTGGACATGACGGTCGAAGACGCCGCCAAACTGGTGATTTCGGCCGGGCTGGTCTACCCCAATCAGGTCAAACCCGAGGATATGCCGGCCAAGCTCGCAAACCCCACCAAGCAAGTCTGA
- a CDS encoding pseudouridine-5'-phosphate glycosidase produces MSDMIWSAETATAKAEGAPLVALESTIITHGMPYPENLHTASAVEDEVRRAGAIPATIAVLDGRLHIGLESAQLERLAALPAPMKLSRADLAVAMATGASGGTTVAATMIAAARAGIDVFATGGIGGVHLGAEHSWDISADLHQLAQSRVTVVCAGPKAILDLPKTLEVLETLGVPVIAYGQDALPAFWSPASPFAAPLRMDDARAIAAAHTARAALDLPGGQLICNPVPAADAIPYADLAPLITAAAAKAHAAGIAAKNVTPYLLNHLNAATEGRTLTANIALIRANARLAAAIAQALQMQPRPRT; encoded by the coding sequence ATGAGCGACATGATCTGGTCCGCCGAGACCGCTACAGCGAAGGCCGAAGGCGCGCCGCTGGTCGCGCTGGAAAGCACCATCATCACCCACGGCATGCCCTACCCCGAAAACCTGCACACCGCCAGCGCGGTCGAGGATGAAGTGCGCCGCGCCGGCGCCATTCCCGCCACCATCGCCGTTCTGGACGGGCGGCTGCATATCGGGCTGGAGAGCGCGCAGCTGGAGCGGCTCGCCGCCCTGCCCGCCCCGATGAAGCTCAGCCGCGCGGATCTGGCCGTGGCAATGGCAACGGGCGCCAGTGGCGGCACGACCGTCGCCGCCACCATGATCGCCGCCGCGCGCGCGGGTATTGATGTGTTCGCGACCGGCGGCATCGGCGGCGTTCATTTGGGGGCCGAGCATAGCTGGGACATATCCGCCGATCTGCACCAGCTGGCACAAAGCCGCGTGACGGTGGTCTGCGCCGGGCCCAAGGCCATTCTGGACCTGCCCAAGACACTGGAAGTGCTGGAGACACTGGGCGTTCCGGTCATCGCCTACGGGCAGGACGCGCTGCCGGCCTTCTGGTCCCCCGCCTCGCCCTTTGCGGCGCCGCTGCGCATGGACGACGCGCGCGCCATCGCTGCGGCCCACACGGCGCGCGCCGCATTGGACCTGCCGGGCGGTCAGTTGATCTGCAACCCGGTGCCCGCTGCGGACGCAATCCCCTACGCAGACCTCGCGCCCCTCATCACCGCCGCGGCAGCCAAGGCGCATGCGGCAGGCATCGCGGCCAAGAACGTCACCCCCTACCTGCTGAACCACCTGAACGCGGCGACCGAAGGGCGCACACTGACCGCCAACATCGCGCTGATCCGGGCGAACGCGCGGCTGGCCGCCGCCATTGCGCAAGCCTTGCAAATGCAGCCCCGGCCCCGCACATAA
- the rpsB gene encoding 30S ribosomal protein S2, with translation MALPEFTLRQLLEAGVHFGHQTQRWNPRMGEFIYGARNGIHIMDLTQTVPMLDAALNVVRETVAKNGRVLFVGTKRQAAAPIAEAAEKCAQYYMNHRWLGGTLTNWQTVSKSIHRLKEIDEALESGAEGLTKKERLGMERDQGKLQASLGGIREMGGVPDLLFVIDVKKEALAIAEANKLGIPVVAIVDTNCSPDGIDYIIPGNDDAARAISLYCDLVSRAALDGMTAQMGAAGIDIGAMEEAPVEEVASTGVETGNISHEAVHDDKATKDAPLDIKSSEEVSDMAAKAGQNS, from the coding sequence ATGGCTCTTCCCGAGTTCACTTTGCGTCAGTTGCTGGAAGCTGGCGTTCACTTTGGCCACCAGACGCAGCGCTGGAACCCCCGCATGGGCGAGTTCATCTATGGCGCGCGCAACGGCATCCACATCATGGACCTGACGCAGACCGTCCCGATGCTGGACGCCGCGCTGAACGTCGTGCGCGAAACAGTTGCCAAGAACGGTCGCGTGCTGTTCGTCGGCACCAAGCGTCAGGCCGCAGCGCCCATCGCCGAAGCCGCCGAGAAATGCGCGCAGTATTACATGAACCACCGCTGGCTGGGCGGCACGCTGACCAACTGGCAGACCGTGTCGAAATCGATCCACCGCCTGAAGGAAATCGACGAGGCGCTGGAATCGGGCGCCGAAGGCCTGACCAAGAAAGAGCGTCTGGGCATGGAGCGTGACCAGGGCAAGCTGCAGGCTTCCTTGGGCGGCATCCGCGAAATGGGCGGCGTTCCCGATCTGCTGTTCGTCATCGATGTCAAGAAAGAAGCGCTGGCGATCGCCGAGGCGAACAAGCTGGGTATCCCGGTCGTCGCCATCGTCGACACCAACTGCTCGCCCGACGGGATTGATTACATCATTCCCGGCAACGACGACGCGGCCCGCGCCATTTCGCTGTATTGCGATCTGGTCAGCCGCGCAGCGCTGGATGGCATGACAGCCCAGATGGGCGCGGCAGGCATCGATATTGGCGCGATGGAAGAGGCCCCCGTCGAGGAGGTCGCATCGACCGGCGTCGAGACCGGCAACATCTCGCACGAAGCCGTGCATGACGACAAGGCAACCAAAGATGCGCCGCTGGACATCAAGTCGAGCGAAGAAGTCTCGGACATGGCCGCCAAGGCCGGTCAGAACAGCTGA
- the tsf gene encoding translation elongation factor Ts, which translates to MAITAAMVKELRDTTGAGMMDAKKALTETDGDMEAAVDWLRTKGLAKAAKKSGRTAAEGLVAVKVEGGRGVAVEINSETDFVAKNADFQAMVASVADEAVKVADLEALKSADMGGKTVEETITAKVATIGENMSLRRMASVEGDTVVSYVHNAATDGMGKIGVLVALTGDEAFGRQIAMHIAATNPTALNEAELDSAVVEKEKQVQMDIARESGKPEQVIEKMIEGRMKKFMAEATLMGQAFVMNPDLTVEAAAKEAGAEITGYVRLEVGEGIEVEKEDFAAEVAKAAKG; encoded by the coding sequence ATGGCGATCACAGCTGCAATGGTAAAGGAACTGCGCGACACGACGGGCGCAGGCATGATGGACGCGAAAAAGGCGTTGACCGAAACGGATGGCGACATGGAAGCGGCAGTCGACTGGCTGCGCACCAAGGGGCTGGCCAAGGCGGCCAAGAAATCGGGCCGCACGGCTGCCGAGGGCCTTGTTGCCGTCAAGGTCGAGGGTGGTCGTGGCGTCGCTGTCGAGATCAACTCGGAAACAGACTTTGTTGCCAAGAATGCCGATTTTCAGGCCATGGTCGCATCTGTCGCGGACGAGGCTGTCAAGGTCGCTGACCTTGAGGCGCTGAAGTCGGCGGACATGGGCGGCAAGACCGTCGAAGAGACGATCACCGCCAAGGTCGCAACCATCGGCGAGAATATGAGCCTGCGCCGCATGGCATCGGTCGAGGGTGACACGGTCGTGTCTTATGTTCACAACGCCGCCACCGATGGCATGGGCAAGATCGGCGTGCTGGTCGCGCTGACCGGGGACGAGGCGTTCGGTCGCCAGATCGCCATGCACATCGCCGCGACGAACCCGACCGCCCTGAACGAGGCCGAACTGGACAGCGCCGTCGTCGAAAAGGAAAAGCAGGTTCAGATGGACATCGCCCGCGAAAGCGGCAAGCCCGAGCAGGTCATCGAAAAGATGATCGAGGGCCGCATGAAGAAATTCATGGCGGAAGCCACGCTGATGGGTCAGGCCTTCGTGATGAACCCGGACCTGACGGTCGAGGCCGCCGCCAAAGAGGCCGGCGCCGAGATCACCGGCTACGTGCGTCTGGAAGTGGGCGAAGGCATCGAGGTGGAGAAGGAAGACTTCGCCGCCGAGGTCGCCAAGGCCGCCAAGGGCTAA
- the aroQ gene encoding type II 3-dehydroquinate dehydratase, with the protein MTSILILNGPNLNLLGTRQPEVYGHVTLSDIEALCRAHGTSRGADVTFMQSNSEGILIDAIHDAKGVHDGIVLNAGAYTHTSIALMDAISSVELPVVELHLSNIHAREDFRHVSYIARVALGVICGFGAAGYPLAMDALLAHLAQQ; encoded by the coding sequence ATGACCTCGATCCTGATCCTGAACGGGCCGAACCTGAACCTGCTGGGCACCCGCCAGCCCGAGGTTTACGGCCATGTTACCCTGTCCGATATCGAGGCGCTGTGCCGCGCCCATGGTACATCGCGCGGCGCCGATGTCACGTTCATGCAAAGCAACAGCGAGGGCATACTGATTGATGCCATCCACGACGCAAAGGGCGTGCATGATGGTATTGTTCTGAACGCCGGCGCCTACACCCATACATCCATCGCGCTGATGGATGCGATTTCGTCGGTGGAATTGCCGGTGGTTGAGCTGCATCTGTCGAATATCCACGCGCGCGAAGATTTTCGCCATGTCAGCTACATCGCCCGCGTGGCGCTGGGGGTGATCTGCGGCTTTGGCGCGGCGGGCTATCCGCTGGCGATGGACGCGCTGCTCGCGCATCTGGCGCAGCAATAA
- a CDS encoding GntR family transcriptional regulator produces MEKRRADLIADEIEELIFGGTFADGDRLDEHALADRFGVSRTPIREALQKLTLSGLVTQIPHRGAFVHQPGPVELMEMFEVMAELEAAAGRLAALRISDAALDDLRRANAECLAAVTAQDTDAYYIKNERFHQIIYAQSGNSFLRGEALRLHRRLRPFRRQQLRLRGRLAQSMAEHEGIVAALESGDAPGTADLLRAHVAVQGEKFHHLMSSLRPAAE; encoded by the coding sequence ATGGAAAAGCGCCGCGCCGATCTGATCGCAGACGAGATAGAAGAGCTGATCTTCGGCGGCACCTTTGCCGATGGCGACCGGCTGGACGAACACGCGCTGGCCGACCGGTTCGGCGTGTCGCGCACCCCCATTCGCGAGGCGCTGCAAAAGCTGACATTGTCGGGACTGGTCACGCAGATCCCGCATCGCGGCGCCTTCGTGCATCAGCCCGGCCCGGTCGAGCTGATGGAGATGTTCGAGGTCATGGCCGAGCTCGAGGCCGCCGCCGGGCGCCTCGCCGCGCTGCGCATCAGCGATGCGGCGCTGGACGATCTGCGCCGCGCCAATGCTGAATGCCTGGCCGCCGTGACCGCGCAAGACACCGACGCCTATTATATTAAAAATGAACGGTTTCATCAAATCATCTATGCGCAATCCGGTAACAGCTTCCTAAGGGGTGAGGCGCTGCGCCTACATCGCCGCCTGCGCCCGTTTCGCCGCCAGCAGCTACGCCTGCGGGGTCGGTTGGCGCAGTCCATGGCCGAGCATGAAGGCATCGTTGCCGCATTGGAGAGCGGCGATGCGCCCGGCACGGCAGATCTGCTGCGCGCCCATGTCGCCGTTCAGGGCGAGAAATTTCACCACCTCATGTCCAGCCTCAGGCCAGCGGCCGAATAA